A window of the Amblyraja radiata isolate CabotCenter1 chromosome 5, sAmbRad1.1.pri, whole genome shotgun sequence genome harbors these coding sequences:
- the LOC116973134 gene encoding gamma-aminobutyric acid receptor subunit rho-1-like: MRPGFGGPSIPVGVDVQVESLDSISEVDMDFTMTLYLRHYWKDERLSFPSTNNISMTFDGRLVKKIWVPDMFFVHSKRSFIHDTTTDNIMLRVYPDGKVLYSLRATVTSMCYMDFSRFPLDTQNCSLEIESYAYTDDDLMLYWKSGNNSLTIDEKISLSQFMIKEFRTSTKLAFYSSTGWYNRLYINFTLHRHIFFFLLQTYFPATLMVMLSWVSFWIDRRAVPARVPLGITTVLTMSTIITGVNASMPRVSYIKAVDIYLWVSFVFVFLSVLEYAAVNYLTTVQERKERKLRAKLPCTCGIPQPRPLMVERTYSDGEVSNLAEFAGLRYVPPNGEKQDRDLVHPPITDETTANTERSLRGHVWIDTHVIDKYSRLIFPVAYVLFNVIYWSIYS; encoded by the exons GTCCATCCATACCTGTTGGGGTTGATGTGCAGGTGGAAAGCCTGGACAGTATATCTGAAGTGGATATG GACTTTACAATGACCTTGTACCTAAGGCATTACTGGAAGGATGAGCGCCTCTCATTCCCCAGCACCAACAACATCAGCATGACCTTTGATGGAAGACTGGTCAAAAAGATATGGGTTCCTGATATGTTCTTTGTTCATTCAAAAAGGTCCTTCATACATGATACAACCACAGACAATATTATGTTGCGTGTCTATCCCGATGGGAAGGTTCTGTACAGTCTGAG GGCTACAGTAACATCGATGTGTTACATGGACTTCAGCCGCTTTCCCCTCGACACCCAAAACTGTTCGCTGGAAATCGAGAGCT ATGCTTACACTGATGATGACCTCATGCTGTACTGGAAGAGTGGCAACAACTCTTTAACCATAGATGAAAAGATTTCCTTGTCTCAATTCATGATAAAGGAATTTCGCACGTCAACAAAACTGGCTTTTTACAGTAGCACAG GTTGGTACAATCGCCTGTATATCAATTTCACGCTGCATCGTCACATATTCTTCTTTCTGCTGCAAACCTACTTCCCAGCGACTCTGATGGTCATGTTATCCTGGGTGTCGTTCTGGATCGACCGGCGGGCTGTACCAGCCAGAGTTCCTTTAG GTATAACGACAGTTCTGACCATGTCGACCATTATCACGGGCGTAAATGCTTCCATGCCGAGGGTGTCGTACATTAAAGCCGTGGACATCTACCTGTGGGTTAGTTTTGTGTTCGTCTTTCTCTCAGTGCTGGAGTACGCAGCTGTGAATTACCTGACTACAGTGCAAGAGAGGAAAGAACGAAAACTTCGGGCAAAG CTACCTTGCACGTGTGGAATACCTCAGCCGCGACCCTTAATGGTTGAGCGAACGTACAGCGATGGGGAAGTTAGCAACCTGGCTGAATTTGCTGGACTTAGGTATGTGCCACCAAATGGAGAGAAGCAGGACCGAGATCTGGTACATCCACCAATTACTGACGAGACAACTGCGAACACGGAAAGGAGCTTGCGAGGACACGTTTGGATTGACACCCACGTTATTGATAAATATTCCAGATTGATATTTCCAGTTGCTTACGTACTTTTTAACGTGATATACTGGTCTATTTACTCATAG